In Motacilla alba alba isolate MOTALB_02 chromosome 23, Motacilla_alba_V1.0_pri, whole genome shotgun sequence, the following are encoded in one genomic region:
- the LOC119711089 gene encoding LOW QUALITY PROTEIN: ras-related protein Rab-42-like (The sequence of the model RefSeq protein was modified relative to this genomic sequence to represent the inferred CDS: substituted 1 base at 1 genomic stop codon): protein MRKELAAAPSLGQFVCLGDCRARAVPVPRWGGDKGGDLSCRCQHTRSTVGRDLVSSGLETVIDSPQDPDPEGHFQFCVIVLGDAAVGKCSMLRCFCFTDGLGGGPGWAAVPGPTVVVKFYSQTILMPPTGKAKLHLWDTAGXERFRSIIGSFYLSAAGVLLVFDLTNGASFEHVPEWYHEAVGDRLPAFVLVGHKCDLVGERAASVEKAGHLAATLGMAFVETSALSNLNMELAFQTLAGGIQQAPG from the exons AtgaggaaggagctggcagctgctccctccctggggCAGTTTGTCTGTCTGGGTGACTGCAGggccagagctgtccctgtccccaggtgggGTGGGGACAAGGGTGGAGACCTGTCCTGTCGCTGCCAGCACACCAGGAGCACGGTGGGTCGGGATCTAGTCAGCTCAGGCTTGGAGACAGTGATAGATTCCCCCCAGGATCCTGACCCCGAGGGACACTTCCAGTTCTGTGTCATCGTGCTGGGAGACGCAGCCGTGGGCAAGTGCTCAATGCTGCGCTGCTTCTGCTTCACTGATGGGCTGGGTGGGGGTCCTGGTTGGGCAGCCGTGCCAGGCCCCACCGTCGTTGTCAAGTTCTACAGCCAGACTATCCTGATGCCACCCACTGGCAAGGCCAAGCTGCATCTCTGGGACACGGCTGGCTAGGAGCGGTTCAG ATCCATCATCGGGTCCTTCTACCTGAGTGCAGCGGGGGTCCTGCTGGTGTTCGACCTCACCAACGGAGCATCTTTTGAGCATGTTCCTGAGTGGTATCACGAAGCTGTGGGGGACCGGCTGCCTGCCTTTGTTCTGGTGGGACACAAGTGTGACCTGGTGGGCGAGCGAGCCGCGTCAGTAGAGAAAGCTGGACACCTTGCTGCCACTCTGGGCATGGCCTTCGTGGAGACCTCGGCCCTCAGCAACCTCAACATGGAGTTGGCCTTCCAGACACTGGCTGGAGGTATCCAGCAGGCACCGGGCTAG
- the LOC119711059 gene encoding tRNA selenocysteine 1-associated protein 1 isoform X1, which produces MAASLWMGDLEPYMDENFVSRAFATMGELVLSVKIIRNRLTGIPAGYCFVEFADLATAEKCLHKINGKPLPGATPAKRFKLNYATYGKQPDNSPEYSLFVGDLTPDVDDGMLYEFFVKVYPSCRGGKVVLDQAGVSKGYGFVKFTDELEQKRALTECQGAVGLGSKPVRLSVAIPKANRVKPMEYNQMYNYNYNQYYQQYHNYYAQWGYDQNTGSYSYSYPQYGYTQSTMQTYEEVGEDALEDPTPLLDVHEANKQFMEQSEELYDALMDCHWQPLDTVSSEIPAVL; this is translated from the exons ATGGCCGCCAGCCTGTGGATGGGGGAC cTGGAGCCCTATATGgatgaaaattttgtttcaagAGCCTTTGCCACCATGGGAGAGCTTGTACTGAGTGTAAAAATAATTCGAAACAGGTTGACAGG aattccagcaggctATTGCTTTGTAGAATTTGCAGATCTAGCTACTGCAGAGAAATGTTTACACAAAATCAATGGAAAACCACTTCCTGGTGCTACACCG GCAAAGCGATTTAAATTGAATTATGCAACATATGGAAAACAGCCTGATAACAG tCCAGAATATTCCCTTTTTGTGGGAGACCTGACTCCTGACGTGGATGATGGGATGCTATATGAATTTTTTGTTAAAGTTTATCCATCATGTAGAGGTGGAAAAGTTGTTTTGGACCAGGCAGGAGTATCCAA AGGTTACGGGTTCGTGAAATTCACGGATGAACTGGAACAGAAGAGAGCACTGACAGAgtgtcagggagctgtggggttgGGCTCTAAACCTGTACGCTTGAGTGTGGCTATACCAAAAGC taatCGTGTGAAACCAATGGAGTACAATCAGATGTACAACTATAATTACAACCAGTATTACCAACAGTATCACAACTACTACGCTCAGTGGGGGTACGACCAGAACACGGGCAGTTACAGCTACAGCTACCCCCAGTATGGCTACACGCAGAGCACCATGCAG aCATATGAAGAAGTTGGTGAGGATGCATTGGAAG ATCCCACACCTCTGTTAGATGTCCATGAAGCAAACAAGCAGTTTATGGAACAGAGTGAAGAGCTCTATGATGCCTTGATGGACTGTCATTGGCAGCCTTTGGACACTGTCTCATCAGAGATCCCAGCCGTGTTATAG
- the LOC119711059 gene encoding tRNA selenocysteine 1-associated protein 1 isoform X2 has protein sequence MDENFVSRAFATMGELVLSVKIIRNRLTGIPAGYCFVEFADLATAEKCLHKINGKPLPGATPAKRFKLNYATYGKQPDNSPEYSLFVGDLTPDVDDGMLYEFFVKVYPSCRGGKVVLDQAGVSKGYGFVKFTDELEQKRALTECQGAVGLGSKPVRLSVAIPKANRVKPMEYNQMYNYNYNQYYQQYHNYYAQWGYDQNTGSYSYSYPQYGYTQSTMQTYEEVGEDALEDPTPLLDVHEANKQFMEQSEELYDALMDCHWQPLDTVSSEIPAVL, from the exons ATGgatgaaaattttgtttcaagAGCCTTTGCCACCATGGGAGAGCTTGTACTGAGTGTAAAAATAATTCGAAACAGGTTGACAGG aattccagcaggctATTGCTTTGTAGAATTTGCAGATCTAGCTACTGCAGAGAAATGTTTACACAAAATCAATGGAAAACCACTTCCTGGTGCTACACCG GCAAAGCGATTTAAATTGAATTATGCAACATATGGAAAACAGCCTGATAACAG tCCAGAATATTCCCTTTTTGTGGGAGACCTGACTCCTGACGTGGATGATGGGATGCTATATGAATTTTTTGTTAAAGTTTATCCATCATGTAGAGGTGGAAAAGTTGTTTTGGACCAGGCAGGAGTATCCAA AGGTTACGGGTTCGTGAAATTCACGGATGAACTGGAACAGAAGAGAGCACTGACAGAgtgtcagggagctgtggggttgGGCTCTAAACCTGTACGCTTGAGTGTGGCTATACCAAAAGC taatCGTGTGAAACCAATGGAGTACAATCAGATGTACAACTATAATTACAACCAGTATTACCAACAGTATCACAACTACTACGCTCAGTGGGGGTACGACCAGAACACGGGCAGTTACAGCTACAGCTACCCCCAGTATGGCTACACGCAGAGCACCATGCAG aCATATGAAGAAGTTGGTGAGGATGCATTGGAAG ATCCCACACCTCTGTTAGATGTCCATGAAGCAAACAAGCAGTTTATGGAACAGAGTGAAGAGCTCTATGATGCCTTGATGGACTGTCATTGGCAGCCTTTGGACACTGTCTCATCAGAGATCCCAGCCGTGTTATAG